The segment GCGGCGACGCCGCTGACGAGGGCGCGGGCGGCGTCCAGGACCGGCATGGCCCATTCGACGACCGCGGCCCCGGCCTGGGTGAGGCGGGAGCCGGTGGGGCCGCGTTCGAGAAGGGTCAGGCGGAGGCTGCGTTCCAGGGCGCGGATCCGCATGCTCGCCGCCGGCTGGCTGATGCCGTGCCGGGCGGCGGCCTGGCCGAGGCTGCCGGTCTCGGCGACGGAGACCAGGAGATCCAGGACCTTCAGGTCGGGGGTTCCCGGAGGCAGGGTCATCAGTCCAGCTTATGAGGTCCTTGGGATTTGGGCTCTACCGGGCCGCGTGCGCGGCGGCGATCGTTCGTATGGACTCGTCAAGGAGACTCCATGGGATGGTCCTACGCGCCGCCGGTACGGGCAGTAGTACTGCGGCACGCCGTACTACTGCCCGTACTTCCCGGCCTGGCCGCCGCCCTGCTCGTCGCCGTCCCGGCCGCCCTGCTGGGCGCTGCGCTGCCCGTCGTCGGCGGCCCCGTCTTCGGTATCGTGGCCGGCGCCGCCGCCGGGCCACTGCTCCGCCGCCACCTGCCCGAACGCCACCTGCGGCTGCTGCTGCCGGGCTTCGCGGCGGCGGGCAAACAGGTCCTGCAGGCGTCCGTCGTCGTGCTGGGGGCGGGGCTATCGCTGGGCGAGGTCGTCAGGGTCGGCGGCGAGTCGCTGCCCGTCATGGCGGGCACGCTGACCGTGGCCCTCGGCGGGGCCTGGGCGCTGGGGCGGCTGCTCGGGGTCCACCGGGAGGCGGCGCTGCTGATCGGGGTCGGCACCGGGATCTGCGGGGCCTCGGCGATCGCGGCGGTGACCGCCGTGACCGGCCCGGCCAAGGACCGGGTCGCGTACGCGCTCGGCACGATCTTCACCTTCAACATCGCCGCCGTGCTCCTGTTCCCGCCGCTGGGGCACCTGCTCGGCCTGTCCCAGGAGGGCTTCGGGCTGTGGAGCGGGACGGCGGTCAACGACACCTCGTCCGTCGTCGCCGCGTCCTACGCCTACGGGGCCACGGCGGGCGCGTACGCGGTCGTCGTCAAACTGACCCGGAGCCTCATGATCGTGCCCGTCTGCCTGATCCTCCAGGCCCGGAAGGGACGACCCCCCGGACGACGACTCCGGCAGGTGTTCCCCCTCTTCATCCTCGCCTTTCTGGCCGCCTCGGCAGTCGCCTCCCTCGGCGGCGTCCCCGCTTCCTGGCACCCCCAGATCTCGGCGCTCAGCGCCTTCCTGATCACCGTCGCCCTCACGGGCATCGGTCTCGGCCTCGACCTGTCACAGGTGCGTGCCGCCGGGGTCCGGCCCCTGCTGCTCGGCGCGCTGCTGTGGCTGGCCGTGGCGACGACCGGGCTGGGGCTCCAGGCGCTGACGGGCCGGCTGTAGAAACAAGCGCCTCGATGAAGGACCGACTGCTGATTGTTGCTTTCACCCGGACATGCCTGAGTCGCCGTCCATGGGAGGTTCCCCGGCGGCCTTGCGCCGGG is part of the Streptomyces sp. NBC_01262 genome and harbors:
- a CDS encoding YeiH family protein: MGWSYAPPVRAVVLRHAVLLPVLPGLAAALLVAVPAALLGAALPVVGGPVFGIVAGAAAGPLLRRHLPERHLRLLLPGFAAAGKQVLQASVVVLGAGLSLGEVVRVGGESLPVMAGTLTVALGGAWALGRLLGVHREAALLIGVGTGICGASAIAAVTAVTGPAKDRVAYALGTIFTFNIAAVLLFPPLGHLLGLSQEGFGLWSGTAVNDTSSVVAASYAYGATAGAYAVVVKLTRSLMIVPVCLILQARKGRPPGRRLRQVFPLFILAFLAASAVASLGGVPASWHPQISALSAFLITVALTGIGLGLDLSQVRAAGVRPLLLGALLWLAVATTGLGLQALTGRL